A single Atopobiaceae bacterium DNA region contains:
- a CDS encoding alpha/beta hydrolase, with the protein MAVSAEYDLSSSEFHGAATVEQQLTYAVAWIQDNVAAYGGSTDRFYVIGDSAGGNLGLDLAYKICDGTYREAGGTTLPKVDAVSVLYPVTDMAACYTNDYPLFTDAAHQMVGDYMGTTPDEDPELYASLSPINYVGSDSPATCIMVGDHDTAVSPTQSYTLQERLAEAGVDNKLVKVAYANHLFDMGGTNIGAQGYMGITLSWFSAHQ; encoded by the coding sequence GTGGCGGTCTCTGCGGAGTACGACCTGTCGTCCTCCGAGTTCCATGGTGCCGCGACGGTCGAGCAGCAGCTCACCTATGCCGTCGCCTGGATCCAGGACAACGTCGCCGCGTACGGCGGCAGCACGGACCGCTTCTATGTCATCGGTGACTCCGCTGGCGGCAACCTCGGCCTCGACCTCGCCTACAAGATCTGCGACGGCACCTACCGGGAGGCGGGTGGCACCACGTTGCCCAAGGTCGACGCCGTGAGCGTCCTGTACCCGGTGACGGACATGGCGGCCTGCTACACCAACGACTATCCGCTCTTCACCGACGCCGCTCACCAGATGGTGGGCGACTACATGGGCACCACGCCAGACGAGGACCCCGAGCTGTACGCATCCCTCTCGCCGATCAACTACGTGGGCTCCGACTCGCCCGCGACCTGCATCATGGTGGGCGACCACGACACGGCCGTCTCGCCCACGCAGAGCTACACCCTGCAGGAAAGGCTCGCCGAGGCTGGCGTGGACAACAAGCTCGTGAAGGTGGCCTATGCCAACCACCTCTTCGACATGGGTGGCACCAACATCGGCGCGCAGGGCTACATGGGCATCACCCTGTCGTGGTTCTCGGCGCATCAGTGA
- a CDS encoding diguanylate cyclase, which translates to MSVTVLYAEVCIICILFLLLIALKARRSAFPQSQRQSYLAVCFTNMLLFVVDACWIFVDSDAALSSPALNWLLNGLYYILGCLVSYFWFCYSESVQQSRFARDRRWHLVAFAPALILIALTFLTYWTHWLFYVDAANQYHRGPAYLLQVVVTYGYVILTATKAYVLSNRTNDYARRMELRTLSTFVVPSVITGVFQVLFPRYPILCVGNTFGLLYVYLTLQAQLVSIDALTRLNNRNQLFQYLSVRLRRDQGDKPLYLLMIDVNKFKAINDTYGHIEGDKALRLVADALRKACSRRGFFIARYGGDEFTVICELDKDQSILDVHKRIDAALAEVETPYPLTVSIGSARYTSDVTSRQDLIARADEELYKAKAALAR; encoded by the coding sequence ATGTCGGTCACGGTACTCTATGCGGAAGTCTGCATCATCTGCATACTCTTCCTGCTGCTCATCGCCCTGAAGGCAAGGCGCTCTGCGTTCCCGCAGTCCCAGCGGCAGAGCTACCTCGCCGTCTGCTTCACGAACATGCTGCTCTTTGTCGTGGATGCCTGCTGGATCTTCGTGGACAGCGATGCCGCGCTCTCCTCCCCTGCCCTGAACTGGCTGTTGAACGGCTTATATTACATCCTCGGATGTCTCGTCAGCTACTTCTGGTTCTGCTACTCGGAGTCAGTCCAGCAGTCGAGGTTCGCACGCGACAGGCGCTGGCACCTCGTCGCATTCGCGCCCGCACTGATACTGATCGCGCTCACGTTCCTCACGTACTGGACCCATTGGCTCTTCTATGTCGATGCGGCCAACCAGTACCACCGCGGCCCTGCCTACCTCCTCCAGGTGGTCGTGACGTACGGGTATGTCATCCTCACGGCGACCAAGGCGTACGTCCTCTCGAACAGGACGAACGACTATGCCAGGAGGATGGAGCTGAGGACCCTGTCGACCTTCGTAGTCCCCAGCGTCATCACCGGGGTCTTCCAGGTGCTCTTCCCGCGCTATCCCATCCTGTGCGTAGGCAACACGTTCGGCCTCCTTTACGTCTACCTGACCCTGCAGGCACAGCTCGTCTCCATCGACGCCCTCACCAGGCTCAACAACCGAAACCAACTGTTCCAGTACCTGTCGGTCAGACTCAGGCGCGACCAGGGCGACAAGCCGCTCTACCTGCTCATGATCGACGTGAACAAGTTCAAGGCGATCAACGACACCTACGGCCACATCGAAGGGGACAAGGCGCTCAGGCTGGTCGCCGATGCGCTCAGGAAGGCGTGCAGCCGCCGGGGCTTCTTCATCGCGCGTTACGGCGGGGACGAGTTCACCGTCATATGCGAGCTCGACAAGGACCAGTCCATCCTGGACGTCCACAAGAGAATCGATGCCGCCCTGGCCGAGGTCGAGACGCCCTACCCCCTCACCGTCAGCATCGGGTCCGCACGGTACACGAGCGACGTCACGTCGCGGCAGGACCTCATCGCGCGGGCCGACGAGGAGCTCTACAAGGCCAAGGCCGCGCTCGCACGTTAA
- a CDS encoding S8 family serine peptidase: MPTRHLVRPASLRASLVSSLSVVLVLSGVPVSAHADATSSQTDASTSVAQTQSDSTTASTSTTSDKDTQIADLLAEGDYTQGEVVATVYGRYASVDDWFASSSDASSESLLDTTASTYAVATDESVAASAEDETVTVILISNPDMTCEQMLDALWDDPRILMVEPNYVVQASTSATGDATTATSSASSTTLSLQGELATSSSTGLPFSSASSLADGTSCQWAMDNDGSTMYDGRSYVGFDINSPGWGATGEENAAGVVAVMDSGIDCANPDLEDVVLDDMETYNSDGGPHGIDVSGFGDPKDITDEGGHGTHCAGTIAAAWNGYGTSGVANGVKLCGVKVYNSDGALTLAALARGYAYLSECVDNGLNLVAVNNSWGDREITKTLDLLVTQLGEKGVVSVFSSGNEGSDSSYNPRPSSALKDNPYAIVVDATNKNGLNAYNFGQSTTNVMAPGVGILSTASQDATGRGAATYVSALDGNPLVSDTYEQGTTDQIKAYKSFDLTTLAATDQVGQRSTDLYAEGAQSLCVAYDDQTTDDVSSGYGSLSCRATYLKVPMGGYEDSVVFGCDVLQRAAGDTTARLILVRVAVKAADGTVDWSTYKGAASFAGGSEWLNLYADTSTLLTDGQTIARDADGAMTVEVLVMDDGTAAEPSIYLDRCSLGTSMTPYLYLSGTSMAAPMVCGAAAVAAKDQGLDNAAPVELRAQLARDRVAWVESHVNQYDGRFLGMCTSGGQIDLSVTAQKTLPVISTAAVVDGSDPTEVKIEGSDFTSSGSVTIASKAAEVVSWSDGEIVVKAPDGLTSGVLPVSVTTSAGTCTKAFLMDLSSASDKPLFERDIAMPSELSDSSMDNQMLGVDGGLLVFTQDQFKAYYQSDQGTSNEIGSYRHVWRYDASAGTWKQCADLPDTLNSLSVTMHDGQVIACGAVLDWTAKTLVSHLYSYDLASDTWQALDATNVPPMASIADVSGQLVLVGGASGFEDSGMAAFGTSVVPLQKDDVATLDLASGQVEPVASLATEDLMPKIAVDGSSIYVCQGKSFSSVGIGTTSGMARVTNDGGSWTTTDLASSLPSVMADALSATKIIHGTYGIASTSAGVIISGVLAYADSTDTTFADADTYVLSDGATSFVDFGKRAAYEPIFYSCAASSGGWLYVMGSSAYDDDVLILRATQIDAEPTTPTTPTTPTSPDTPDATTPEASTTEADDVQGTDSQVVPKTADETLPAAPIALSAAALLGGALVLRRRRG; this comes from the coding sequence ATGCCTACTCGTCATCTCGTGCGTCCCGCCTCGCTCCGCGCGTCGCTCGTCTCGTCGCTCTCCGTGGTGCTGGTGCTGTCCGGGGTCCCGGTCAGCGCCCACGCCGACGCGACCTCCTCGCAGACGGATGCCTCGACCTCGGTCGCGCAGACGCAGTCCGACTCGACCACGGCTAGCACATCGACCACATCCGACAAGGACACGCAGATCGCCGACCTCCTGGCCGAGGGCGACTACACGCAGGGCGAGGTCGTGGCGACCGTGTACGGCAGGTATGCCTCGGTCGACGACTGGTTCGCATCCTCCTCCGATGCTTCCTCCGAGTCCCTGCTCGACACCACTGCCTCGACCTACGCCGTCGCGACCGACGAGTCGGTGGCGGCCTCCGCGGAGGACGAGACCGTGACGGTCATCCTCATCTCGAACCCCGACATGACCTGCGAGCAGATGCTCGATGCCCTCTGGGATGACCCGCGCATCCTCATGGTCGAGCCCAACTATGTGGTCCAGGCTTCCACGTCCGCTACGGGTGACGCGACGACGGCCACGAGCTCCGCTAGCTCCACGACGCTCTCCCTCCAGGGCGAGCTGGCGACGAGCTCCTCCACGGGGCTCCCGTTCTCGAGTGCCTCCTCGTTGGCGGACGGCACGTCGTGCCAGTGGGCCATGGACAACGACGGGTCGACCATGTATGACGGCAGGTCCTACGTGGGCTTCGACATCAACTCGCCTGGTTGGGGCGCCACCGGCGAGGAGAATGCCGCAGGCGTGGTGGCGGTCATGGACTCGGGGATCGACTGCGCGAACCCGGACCTCGAGGACGTGGTCCTCGATGACATGGAGACCTACAACTCCGACGGCGGTCCCCACGGCATCGACGTGTCCGGCTTTGGTGACCCCAAGGACATCACCGACGAAGGCGGGCATGGCACCCATTGCGCGGGCACCATTGCTGCCGCGTGGAACGGCTATGGGACGAGCGGTGTCGCGAACGGCGTCAAGCTCTGCGGCGTGAAGGTCTATAACTCTGACGGTGCGCTGACCCTCGCCGCGCTGGCACGTGGGTATGCGTATCTCTCCGAGTGCGTCGACAACGGGCTCAACCTGGTCGCCGTCAACAACTCCTGGGGAGACCGGGAGATCACCAAGACGCTCGACCTCCTCGTCACCCAGCTGGGCGAGAAGGGCGTCGTGAGCGTGTTCTCCTCGGGCAACGAAGGCTCCGACTCGAGCTATAACCCCAGGCCGAGCTCCGCTCTGAAGGACAATCCCTACGCAATCGTGGTGGATGCCACCAACAAGAACGGCCTGAACGCGTACAACTTCGGCCAGTCGACGACCAACGTGATGGCACCTGGTGTCGGTATCCTCTCGACTGCCTCCCAGGATGCCACGGGGAGGGGCGCGGCCACGTACGTCTCCGCGCTCGATGGGAACCCGCTCGTGAGCGACACCTATGAGCAGGGCACGACTGACCAGATCAAGGCCTATAAGAGCTTCGATCTCACCACCCTTGCGGCCACAGATCAGGTGGGCCAGAGGAGCACGGACCTCTATGCCGAGGGAGCGCAGTCCCTGTGCGTTGCCTACGACGACCAGACCACCGATGACGTCAGTTCCGGCTACGGGAGCCTTTCGTGCCGAGCGACCTATCTCAAGGTCCCCATGGGCGGATATGAGGACTCCGTGGTGTTTGGATGCGACGTCCTTCAGCGCGCAGCGGGAGATACGACCGCGCGCTTGATCCTGGTCCGAGTCGCCGTGAAGGCGGCTGATGGGACCGTTGACTGGAGCACGTACAAAGGTGCGGCCTCCTTCGCTGGCGGATCGGAGTGGTTGAACCTGTACGCTGACACCAGCACCTTGCTGACGGATGGTCAGACGATCGCCCGCGACGCCGATGGGGCGATGACGGTAGAGGTCCTGGTGATGGATGATGGGACGGCCGCGGAGCCTTCGATCTATCTCGACCGATGCTCGCTCGGTACGAGCATGACGCCATACCTCTATCTGTCCGGAACATCGATGGCCGCCCCGATGGTGTGCGGTGCGGCCGCCGTGGCGGCGAAGGACCAGGGACTCGATAACGCAGCTCCCGTCGAGCTGCGCGCCCAGCTCGCGCGTGACCGTGTGGCCTGGGTCGAGTCCCATGTGAACCAATACGACGGTAGGTTCCTGGGGATGTGCACGTCGGGCGGTCAGATCGACCTCTCGGTGACGGCACAGAAGACCTTGCCGGTCATATCGACGGCCGCGGTCGTGGACGGGTCTGATCCCACCGAGGTCAAGATCGAGGGCTCGGACTTCACATCCTCCGGCTCCGTGACGATCGCCTCGAAGGCTGCGGAGGTGGTCTCGTGGTCCGACGGCGAGATCGTGGTGAAGGCCCCCGACGGCCTCACGTCCGGGGTACTGCCTGTCAGCGTGACGACGTCTGCCGGTACCTGCACCAAGGCGTTCCTCATGGACCTCTCGTCCGCGAGCGACAAGCCGCTCTTCGAGCGCGACATAGCGATGCCCTCGGAACTCTCGGACTCGAGCATGGACAACCAGATGCTCGGTGTCGACGGGGGGCTCCTCGTCTTCACCCAGGACCAGTTCAAGGCGTACTACCAGTCTGACCAGGGGACGTCGAACGAGATAGGCAGCTATCGGCACGTCTGGCGCTATGACGCCTCGGCTGGCACCTGGAAGCAGTGTGCGGACCTGCCCGACACCCTCAACTCGCTCTCGGTCACCATGCACGACGGACAGGTCATCGCATGCGGCGCCGTGCTGGACTGGACGGCCAAGACGCTCGTCTCGCACCTCTATTCGTATGACCTCGCCTCTGACACCTGGCAGGCGCTCGATGCCACCAACGTTCCCCCTATGGCATCGATCGCGGACGTCTCGGGGCAGTTGGTCCTTGTGGGAGGGGCCTCTGGGTTCGAAGATTCCGGTATGGCGGCCTTCGGGACCTCCGTGGTGCCGCTCCAGAAGGATGATGTCGCCACGCTCGACCTCGCGTCCGGGCAGGTCGAGCCCGTCGCCAGCCTGGCGACAGAGGACCTGATGCCCAAGATCGCGGTTGATGGGTCGAGCATCTACGTGTGTCAGGGGAAGTCGTTCTCGAGCGTGGGCATCGGGACCACCAGCGGCATGGCGCGCGTGACGAACGATGGCGGCTCTTGGACCACGACCGACCTGGCGTCGTCGTTACCGAGCGTGATGGCGGATGCCTTGTCCGCGACCAAGATAATCCATGGCACGTATGGGATTGCCTCCACATCGGCCGGCGTCATCATCAGCGGTGTCCTTGCCTATGCGGACTCCACGGACACGACGTTCGCGGACGCGGACACCTACGTCCTGTCCGATGGCGCCACAAGCTTCGTCGACTTCGGCAAGCGGGCGGCCTACGAGCCGATCTTCTACTCGTGTGCCGCCTCGTCGGGTGGATGGCTCTACGTCATGGGGAGCTCCGCCTATGACGACGACGTCCTCATCCTTCGGGCGACGCAGATCGATGCGGAGCCCACCACGCCCACGACGCCCACGACGCCCACGAGCCCCGACACGCCTGATGCCACGACCCCCGAGGCGTCGACCACCGAGGCGGACGACGTCCAGGGGACGGATTCGCAGGTCGTGCCCAAGACGGCCGACGAGACGCTGCCTGCGGCCCCGATTGCCCTCTCCGCTGCAGCCCTTCTCGGGGGTGCCCTCGTCCTGCGCCGCAGGAGGGGGTAG
- a CDS encoding site-specific integrase: protein MLYSSFCIRGTKPPFRGILKYKDEDGVWKQTSVTLEARGKAAARRELLEARDELEERTTRELGRARRRNQSVGSFMDEYVDSLEGSQAIERSTVTAYRSITEHIREGMGDIMLLDLRHDDIQRWENGLNARGLKPATVRKAHVLLKSALKQAVMLERLDRNPAEAVRPPKLPAYSPNALDDAQRRRLMAFLDQGAPTTTNLAVRMALMTGLREGEICGLRWCDVDLEARTLWARQAIARDHGRFYVKPPKTAGSMRDIPMPADLVGLLDIRRRTMLEGCVEAGVQLDGGLGQLYVLGGVDGSFLHPHEVWRQWKAIASCLELMGTQGRVPTFHDLRHTFATAAIAEGVDVKTVSSILGHTNAAMTLNVYASADPTAKRAAAETIGEVMGRRPEPTGEVVRFRVAR, encoded by the coding sequence ATGCTCTACTCCAGCTTTTGCATACGTGGGACCAAGCCTCCCTTCCGGGGCATCCTCAAGTACAAGGACGAGGACGGTGTCTGGAAGCAGACCTCCGTGACCCTCGAGGCGAGGGGCAAGGCCGCGGCGAGGCGCGAGCTGCTCGAGGCCCGCGACGAGCTCGAGGAGCGGACAACGAGGGAGCTCGGCCGCGCCAGGAGGCGTAACCAGAGCGTGGGCTCGTTCATGGACGAGTACGTGGACTCGCTGGAGGGGTCGCAAGCCATCGAGCGCTCCACCGTGACGGCCTACCGCTCCATCACCGAGCACATCCGGGAGGGCATGGGCGACATCATGCTCCTCGACCTCAGGCACGACGACATCCAGCGGTGGGAGAACGGCCTCAACGCGCGCGGGCTCAAGCCGGCCACCGTAAGGAAGGCGCACGTGCTCCTCAAGAGCGCGCTCAAGCAGGCGGTGATGCTCGAGCGGCTGGACAGGAACCCGGCCGAGGCCGTGCGGCCGCCCAAGCTCCCCGCCTACTCCCCCAACGCGCTCGACGACGCACAGCGGCGCAGACTCATGGCGTTCCTCGACCAGGGCGCACCCACCACCACGAACCTGGCCGTGAGGATGGCCCTCATGACCGGCCTGCGGGAGGGCGAGATCTGCGGCCTCAGGTGGTGCGACGTCGACCTCGAGGCACGCACACTCTGGGCGCGGCAGGCGATAGCCCGGGACCACGGACGCTTCTACGTGAAACCGCCCAAGACCGCGGGGAGCATGCGCGACATCCCTATGCCCGCGGACCTTGTCGGCCTCCTCGACATCAGGCGCAGGACGATGCTGGAGGGCTGCGTCGAGGCGGGTGTGCAGCTCGACGGCGGCCTGGGCCAGCTCTACGTCCTCGGGGGCGTGGACGGGTCGTTCCTGCACCCGCACGAGGTCTGGCGCCAGTGGAAGGCGATAGCGTCGTGCCTCGAGCTCATGGGCACACAGGGGCGCGTCCCCACCTTCCACGACCTCAGGCACACCTTCGCCACCGCCGCCATCGCGGAGGGCGTCGACGTGAAGACCGTGAGCTCGATCCTGGGCCACACCAACGCCGCCATGACGCTCAACGTCTACGCGAGCGCGGACCCCACCGCCAAGCGTGCCGCCGCCGAGACCATCGGCGAGGTCATGGGCAGGAGGCCCGAGCCGACCGGCGAGGTCGTGCGGTTCAGGGTGGCAAGGTGA
- a CDS encoding methylated-DNA--[protein]-cysteine S-methyltransferase codes for MAKAAERNEVGSSIGEVTSLIGHESPLGPMTLAERGGALVGSWFDGQAHDRANVGACREAVGGEVPVLDGAVAWLGRYFAGVDPGPLPPVAPYGTTFQQAVWCELVGIPRGRTTTYGAIADRLGVARGRRASARAVGAAVGRNPLLVFVPCHRVVGSDGSLVGYAAGLGRKEALLVLEGVCR; via the coding sequence ATGGCCAAGGCAGCCGAGAGGAACGAGGTTGGGTCGAGCATCGGGGAGGTCACGTCGCTCATCGGCCACGAGTCTCCCTTGGGACCCATGACGCTTGCCGAGCGGGGCGGCGCGCTCGTCGGGTCCTGGTTCGACGGGCAGGCGCATGACCGGGCGAACGTCGGGGCCTGCCGTGAGGCGGTGGGCGGCGAGGTCCCCGTCCTCGATGGGGCCGTTGCGTGGCTGGGGCGTTATTTCGCAGGTGTCGACCCTGGTCCCCTGCCGCCGGTCGCGCCTTATGGGACCACCTTCCAACAGGCGGTCTGGTGCGAGCTCGTCGGCATCCCCCGAGGCCGGACGACCACCTATGGGGCCATTGCCGACCGTCTGGGCGTGGCGCGCGGCCGGCGTGCGTCGGCGCGGGCCGTCGGGGCCGCGGTCGGGAGGAACCCGCTGCTCGTCTTCGTGCCATGCCATAGGGTGGTCGGGTCGGACGGCAGCCTCGTGGGATATGCCGCGGGCCTCGGGCGCAAGGAGGCCCTTCTCGTCCTGGAGGGCGTGTGCAGGTAG
- a CDS encoding RloB family protein, with translation MGSDDLFKKRRSKKVPRRKAGTQSVSPESYLIVTEGTKTEPIYFEELANTVKEGLGGTLDVQVEGKGRGTIALVHEAERIASEPGKDYQHIWVVFDKDDFDNFDEAISLAEADGYQVAWSNQSFEHWLYLYFDYCDSALSRNGWCDKLDAIFKGRGICAEGYKKAQEGLYSLVGEYGNLEFAIANACREREAYRTVGRLSKPSTCDPCTTVDILVRELTELLKD, from the coding sequence ATGGGAAGCGATGACCTCTTCAAGAAGCGGCGGTCTAAAAAAGTTCCCCGGCGCAAAGCGGGGACTCAGTCTGTTAGCCCCGAGTCCTACCTCATCGTTACCGAGGGGACAAAGACAGAGCCCATATACTTCGAGGAGCTAGCCAATACGGTAAAGGAAGGTCTTGGAGGAACCCTCGATGTCCAAGTTGAAGGAAAGGGTCGGGGTACGATTGCCCTCGTCCATGAAGCCGAGAGAATCGCCAGTGAACCCGGTAAGGACTACCAGCATATTTGGGTGGTTTTCGACAAAGATGACTTTGACAATTTTGACGAGGCAATCAGCCTAGCCGAAGCCGATGGGTATCAAGTGGCTTGGAGCAACCAATCCTTCGAGCACTGGCTCTATCTATATTTTGATTACTGCGATTCAGCCCTTTCGAGGAATGGCTGGTGCGACAAGTTGGATGCCATATTCAAGGGTCGTGGCATCTGCGCCGAAGGATATAAGAAGGCCCAGGAAGGGCTCTACTCGCTGGTCGGCGAGTACGGGAACCTCGAGTTCGCTATAGCAAATGCCTGTAGGGAACGCGAAGCGTACCGGACAGTAGGGAGATTGTCCAAGCCATCAACCTGTGACCCATGTACCACAGTTGACATTCTTGTGAGAGAACTCACGGAGTTGCTCAAGGACTAA
- a CDS encoding putative ABC transporter permease translates to MRTLAHSFDVEAFVARQKKGYFAPFTWAFWRSLLVSFCVFCIVGHLLEFPYCWFMTSIGVSTSGYALWTDPWFHPYWVYGIGAVVMTLALEPFKDMLFRHRKTTWGALLETFVIMTLLAMVMELVIGLIVNQPDAAGVYPYWDNSHLPLNIMGQAWLVNDVVIGMVAMLYLWVFYPLICEALAHLKPLRSNVAFASVIMGFTALCVTSYTLLALAA, encoded by the coding sequence GTGCGTACTCTTGCGCATTCGTTTGACGTGGAGGCATTCGTAGCGAGACAGAAGAAGGGCTACTTTGCGCCGTTCACCTGGGCGTTCTGGCGAAGCCTCCTGGTGAGCTTCTGCGTCTTCTGCATCGTGGGGCATCTGCTCGAGTTCCCCTACTGCTGGTTCATGACCTCCATCGGCGTGTCCACGAGCGGCTACGCCCTCTGGACCGACCCGTGGTTCCATCCCTACTGGGTGTACGGCATCGGAGCCGTGGTCATGACGCTCGCGCTCGAGCCCTTCAAGGACATGCTGTTCCGCCATCGCAAGACCACCTGGGGCGCGCTCCTCGAGACCTTCGTCATCATGACCCTGCTGGCCATGGTCATGGAGCTCGTCATCGGCCTCATCGTGAACCAGCCCGATGCGGCCGGCGTCTACCCCTACTGGGACAACTCCCACCTGCCGCTCAACATCATGGGCCAGGCATGGCTCGTGAACGACGTCGTGATCGGCATGGTCGCGATGCTCTACCTGTGGGTGTTCTATCCGCTCATCTGCGAGGCCCTGGCGCACCTCAAGCCCCTTCGCAGCAACGTCGCCTTCGCGAGCGTCATCATGGGCTTCACCGCGCTCTGCGTGACGTCCTATACCCTGCTTGCCCTGGCAGCCTAG
- a CDS encoding GNAT family N-acetyltransferase, which yields MDFVKATSADLTSVRVLYRDVIDQTPQLDQHARWKHGLYPTDALFASFIEDGSMYLLADGGTVVAAMAMSMGQEEDYHEVPWQVDAADDEVAVIHLLAVRPSRQGQGLASRMIDEAVRLAQDEGKRAVRLDALATNTPAQRLYASKGFQPRGRQNLYAENTGWTDFLFFERAT from the coding sequence ATGGACTTCGTCAAGGCGACATCGGCAGACCTCACAAGCGTGAGGGTGCTCTATCGGGACGTCATCGACCAGACGCCCCAGCTGGACCAGCATGCGCGGTGGAAGCACGGCCTCTACCCGACTGACGCGCTGTTTGCCAGCTTCATCGAGGACGGGTCCATGTACCTGCTGGCAGACGGAGGCACGGTCGTGGCCGCGATGGCGATGAGCATGGGGCAGGAGGAGGACTACCACGAGGTGCCTTGGCAGGTCGACGCCGCAGACGACGAGGTCGCCGTCATACACCTCCTTGCCGTGAGGCCGAGCCGGCAGGGCCAGGGCCTCGCGAGCCGTATGATCGACGAGGCCGTCCGCCTCGCGCAGGATGAGGGCAAGCGGGCCGTGCGCCTGGACGCCCTGGCCACCAACACGCCCGCGCAGCGGCTGTATGCCTCGAAAGGCTTCCAGCCCAGGGGGAGACAGAACCTCTACGCCGAGAACACCGGCTGGACGGACTTCCTCTTCTTCGAGCGCGCGACCTGA
- the mscL gene encoding large conductance mechanosensitive channel protein MscL has translation MPDKKKGLFKEFREFLDQGNVMGMAVGIIIGGAFTALVTALITDVINPIITMATGGTGSASGLAIAIPGSDQVIDFGAFISAIINFVLIAFVVFMLVRSYNKAKAAAEKVRSGWGEEPADAPAARTCPYCGEEIVDDAVRCPHCTSVLPNASATDISAMGGTR, from the coding sequence ATGCCGGACAAGAAGAAGGGCCTCTTCAAGGAGTTCCGAGAGTTCCTGGACCAGGGCAACGTCATGGGGATGGCCGTCGGCATCATCATCGGCGGCGCGTTCACCGCACTCGTGACGGCGCTCATCACCGACGTCATCAACCCCATCATCACCATGGCGACCGGCGGCACCGGCTCGGCGTCAGGCCTCGCGATAGCCATCCCCGGCTCCGACCAGGTGATCGACTTCGGCGCGTTCATCTCGGCCATCATCAACTTCGTCCTCATCGCGTTCGTCGTCTTCATGCTCGTGCGCTCCTACAACAAGGCCAAGGCGGCAGCCGAGAAGGTCAGGAGCGGCTGGGGCGAGGAGCCGGCCGATGCCCCTGCGGCACGCACGTGCCCCTACTGCGGCGAGGAGATCGTCGACGACGCCGTGCGCTGCCCCCACTGCACGTCGGTCCTGCCGAACGCCAGCGCGACTGACATCTCGGCCATGGGCGGCACGAGGTAG